The Coffea arabica cultivar ET-39 chromosome 8e, Coffea Arabica ET-39 HiFi, whole genome shotgun sequence genome window below encodes:
- the LOC113703207 gene encoding uncharacterized protein, with protein MEEKQLNHFSHEEHPLILSELRKENDDGSIDRKFVVCYGCQEQILDPAAYCCFACHFFLHKRCAELPRQIRHPMHSQHDLVLLGKPPYYSRSCICDACGQDDWKFFTYHCSLCEFDLDVSCAILDQPEILEPREIELDCHHHRLIQLEKPASFLCDACGKVDEDSSYLCTICPFWIHKKCALRPTTVKHKDHNHPLHLAYSLPSDYRKFSQQCSVCWKKVRLRDWVYYCGPCRYFVHITCVVISQKDEEQLSEDNEYPISGEQDQNVVKLPSSNAAQELIARFLLREDEMSSSNDSDKSNIPEKIFLISHRKHPLVLSEKVQNLDEIKSTTSDDQEEAKALLLVCDVCIEPICSSDDLQYYACAECGYFVHLTCSKLPPELHIPKHPQHPFSLTCKSSEVGRFICGACHWWTNAACYNCKPCELSICIKCASASMITSSVKHDGHKKHLLTQFHSSDPIHCTACDFLSGGFRFACEDCHFYVCYDCALLPPTTTQRWDKHPLLLIYPPYFEHSEEFYCVLCEREINPNCWMYHCRECDYSLHPLCVPQIGTFRRKKYGRSLNVNNHSHPLTHVPEAKYKSFCGSCDNKRLDWKPAFECESCRFYLCPDCAFKKELTY; from the exons ATGGAAGAAAAACAACTTAACCATTTCAGTCATGAGGAACACCCTCTCATCCTGAGTGAGTTGCGGAAGGAAAACGACGACGGTAGTATTGATCGAAAGTTTGTAGTCTGTTATGGGTGTCAGGAGCAAATCTTGGATCCTGCAGCGTACTGTTGCTTTGCTTGTCATTTCTTTCTTCACAAAAGATGTGCGGAGCTTCCTCGACAAATTAGGCATCCGATGCATTCTCAGCATGACTTAGTCCTCCTTGGGAAGCCACCTTATTATTCTCGTAGTTGTATCTGTGATGCGTGTGGCCAAGATGattggaagtttttcacctacCACTGTTCCTTGTGCGAATTTGATCTCGATGTGTCGTGTGCTATTTTGGATCAGCCGGAAATTTTGGAGCCGCGGGAAATTGAGCTCGATTGTCATCACCACCGTCTTATACAACTAGAAAAACCTGCTTCTTTCTTGTGTGATGCTTGCGGTAAGGTTGATGAAGATTCATCATATCTGTGCACTATTTGTCCATTTTGGATCCACAAAAAATGCGCCTTGCGACCAACAACTGTGAAGCACAAGGATCATAATCACCCACTCCATCTGGCTTATTCTCTTCCGTCTGACTACCGTAAATTTTCACAACAATGCTCTGTTTGTTGGAAAAAGGTACGTCTGCGTGATTGGGTCTATTATTGCGGTCCTTGCAGATACTTCGTCCACATTACATGCGTTGTGATCTCTCAAAAGGATGAAGAGCAGCTAAGTGAAGATAATGAATATCCTATCTC AGGAGAACAAGATCAAAATGTGGTGAAACTACCATCTAGTAACGCGGCTCAGGAATTGATCGCCCGTTTTCTTCTCAGGGAAGATGAGATGAGTAGCAGTAATGACTCAGACAAATCGAATATTCCAGAAAAGATATTTCTGATATCGCACAGGAAGCATCCGCTTGTTCTTTCAGAGAAAGTACAAAACTTAGATGAGATAAAGAGTACTACTAGTGACGATCAGGAAGAAGCAAAAGCATTATTGTTAGTATGTGACGTGTGCATTGAACCTATTTGCTCATCTGATGATCTTCAATACTATGCTTGTGCCGAGTGTGGTTACTTTGTCCATTTAACTTGTTCTAAGCTTCCCCCTGAATTGCACATTCCAAAGCATCCCCAGCACCCATTCTCCTTGACTTGTAAATCGAGTGAAGTTGGTCGTTTTATATGCGGGGCATGTCATTGGTGGACCAATGCTGCCTGTTATAATTGCAAACCTTGTGAACTAAGCATTTGTATCAAGTGTGCGAGTGCTAGCATGATCACTAGTAGTGTCAAGCACGATGGTCACAAGAAGCACCTCTTGACTCAATTTCACAGTTCAGATCCCATACATTGCACAGCATGCGACTTCCTAAGTGGTGGTTTTCGGTTTGCTTGTGAGGATTGCCATTTCTATGTGTGCTATGACTGTGCTCTGCTGCCCCCTACAACCACACAGAGATGGGACAAGCACCCACTTCTCCTGATATATCCTCCGTATTTTGAGCATTCTGAGGAATTCTACTGTGTGCTCTGTGAAAGAGAAATCAACCCAAATTGTTGGATGTATCACTGCCGTGAATGCGACTACTCATTGCATCCACTGTGCGTTCCCCAAATTGGAACGTTCAGACGTAAGAAATATGGACGCTCCCTAAATGTGAATAATCATTCTCATCCTCTCACTCACGTTCCCGAAGCAAAATACAAATCCTTTTGTGGGAGCTGCGACAACAAGAGGTTGGATTGGAAACCGGCTTTCGAATG